The nucleotide sequence gaccaatggcgcaaatcgcagccctctagcccatttttaacggcagccagggggtgtcaaagttttcagtgaacctaaaatatcatccatttcagcagtggattgctcgataaccgcgatacctaccaaaatggaacttttccccatagttagaggttttgaaaggcatTTTGGTGATATcctaaaaatcagtgttgccactttttttcgtacaaaaaattagctcaaaaagtttcaaaacgtaggtttcatatcgttccgactctcaaaaattctgaaaaaaatatattatggacaactgttcatgttgaacaacatattagaaaattgggatggtaacttgtaacaaagtcgatttaaaaaaatttaaactttgcgaaaaaatgcgattttttagtttaaaacatgaaaaaaagttttgatcggtaaaattgacccatttgacccctatttttgcgtatctattgaaaaagttgaaaaaacccctttcactcaataaaatgaagtcatcacaaaaaaatcaaaattcaaaaaaattcaatttcaatttcaaccatcaaaaaaagtttaaatttattcagttgtcttattttgaccactttctgacgtatttcatgaaaaagttgataaaaatctcactcacagcaaaaaaaataaaatttgctttttttttaattttttttaattttgattttttttttgatgacttcattttattgagtgaaaggggttttttcaactttttcaacagatacgcaaaaataggggtcaaatgggtcaattttaccgatcaaaactttttttcatgttttaaattaaaaaatcgcattttttcgcaaagtttaaatttttttaaatcgactttgttacaagttaccatcccaattttctaatatgttgttcaacatgaacagttgtccataatatatttttttcagaatttttgagagtcggaacgatatgaaacctacgttttgaaactttttgagctaattttttgtacgaaaaaaagtggcaacactgatttttatgatatcaccaaaaagcctttcaaaacctctaactatggggaaaagttccattttggtaggtatcgcggttatcgagcaatccactgctgaaatggatgatattttaggttcactgaaaactttgacaccccctggctgccgttaaaaatgggctagagggctgcgatttgcgccattggtcattccttcggaaggtctttccacaggaaaaatttcaaaaaaatcgccgaacccacctacatAAAATATGACGTAAGTTTGTAGTTTGTGATAGTACTTTGTGTACTGATACAGTAAATAAATATGATGATgactttttggtccaattgacgtggaatgacccagaaatgaaaaatttgaaaatttcaatttgaactcCAACACGAATAGTTGCCAACTGGATTTTGAAATaccaactggaaaaattcaaagatttttccaataattttttagaacttgaattacacatttttcagagcttttgccctcgcttcgctcgcgCTCGGGCCCGTTCACgtctctttttcaattttgaatttttcaaaaaaaaatcataatccgaattttaaagttttggagcaaaataataaactttttataagtTGCTcatcacacacaaaaaaaaaaacatatttttatacctcttgaaaaatactgattttcaagagctttttgCCTTTATTGCTTCGCCAGGGctaaaaattgtacatattttcgacatccgcttgtttaaaaaaaagtcttaggatgtttgaagacattgaaaaagtgaaaaagttgaatataaAATTTCGCCTCGTCTACTCCCCCCCTCCACCCAtccaatttgtttaaaaaatgtcctgctaaaagtcattcttgaaaaaatttgagttggaaatttcaagtcaaaaaatgttaccagttggaatttttatgtttcctccccgcccccccccctctgAAGAACCACTTCGGTACGGCCCTTTTACCTGACCCATTTTAAATTGGTCGAATGACGactcttttaaaaataaaatcatgtcCTTATAGGCTCAGTGGCTCacaatcagaattttttaaaaatgcccaaaaagccattacatattttcatcgaaatggtATTTGAATCTCtcgcaaaatttaaattcattttgattgGATCGCAGTATGACATCTTTTGAAAACATTCAGAAAAGCATGCCCCAATTTTAGGCTCAAGATTCGCGATAAagtcttcaaaaaaacattttcatcgaaatatttgaattcctcgcaaacattttaacccattttgattggtcgtacgaaaatttttcaatgatcccAAAAATCGTGGTATAACTTTGGGCTCTAAATTTGCCAGaaataattctttaaaaaaccTCTCGAAGTACTCATTTTAGAGAGCTTattccctcgcttcgctggagcccgtttgcttttctttatcaattttgaattttccaaaagaaattaaaataataatcatttgaatttgaaaatctcgaagcaaaataataaacttctcaTAAGTAACgcatcatgcaaaaaaaaaaaagcatttttatatctctcgaaatactgattttcgagagcttttgccatCGCTTCGTCAGGGCCAGTTTGTTACTCTTTTccgtacctaattaaaaaactccATATTTGTGGgaggaatgaaaatttttatacgcgAATTGACATttgcttgcttgaaaaaaatcgtgagatgtttgaagacattagaaaagcgaaaaatttgaatataaaatttttcctgagtgaagcacccctcccccctcttttaaaaaatcccaagtgtttgaaaaatatcctgCTAAAAATCCTGGtgaagtcctacttttttattttgaaattttgttggtcACCCGGACAAGAGAgacaaaatatctgaaaaatgtaatttttggatttttattttcaaagtgtcgacattttttgaggaaatttcaatcgATGAGGATaggaaactgatttttttactatgttaatacatttttgtgaaatgtttcttattattttcttttgaaaaaaaaaagtgaacggAGAAATTCGATGGAAATGGGCCCCtctgggtaaaaaaaaaactgtgttaagtgatcaaattttgaaaaattgaactaaaccAGCGTGATTCTACTGACCGAAGAAAgtacaaaattacgaaaaaacaggagcaaaatttgaaaaggggttacaaaagaacaaaaaatcaccaaaatcctgcaaaatttacgaaattttgaaagaaatgattttttttgtacattatgaagaaaaaagattgaaattcagTCGTCCTCacaaattcattttgatttttctactaagtatttttttcgttgagaAATTTTCGTGCATCGtgagggagaggggggaggaggTATGGAGTAATTTGACTCTTGCCTGATCTGAATAAATggcgatggaaaaaaatttcgatcgaATGAGGCCATCCTTGGGATGGAAAATGTCGAAACACACTTTTTTGATCACATAGGTGGGTTccaccatttgaaaaattatgaaaattgatctTTAAGTAGGGAATAAGTTCAGAAAGATTTTAAAGAAAACATTGTTGTCAACGTGTACAAGGGAGAGGGAAGGTAaggtatcattttaaaaaaatgtcaagattggttttaaaagttgaaaaagctacAAGAGAATTGAAAAGTCCAAAATGGAATACTTAAtgggaaaattatatttttttaggagcaaccccccccccttcctgaGTGATAGGACTGAGATGATTGAGCTCTTGGGTCATTTTTTACTAGCACAAATACCAAACAGAGAGAAGTTCGGTTATCTAtctcgatttggtaaaattttgaatttttcatttttattggcccaacttttttttattaagaattTCTCAAAGGTCTGAAAATGAGCCTGAGCATCtgaatttttgcattgtttGGTCCAAAAATGTTTCCATCTAGTACACCATCAGGTAAAAttcaggtgctgaatttcatttcatttcttcattttcatggtgaatttttgtaaatttaaggTTCATTCTccttgaaaaaactcaaaatttaatgaaatgaaggaataaaactgaaatttggtttggttTGTATCCTtttattggttttcaaaatcgattaatgGTGGTTTCGAGTAATTTTGGCGCCTCCAacgaatctgaaaattttcggGTCCTCGAAATATGCAAACTAGTGagagagattttgaaaatgaaaacttgcaCATGAATTTGATCGAAGGCATTATGAGAATAATAAATCCAAAATCGAGTTTATGGGTCCAtttttatttgcaaatttttttgattaatgaaaaatccaaaaactttgCTGAGTTTTCTAAAACGCATCagcaaaaattcaagtttttcctattttcattaaattttgattgtttcgtGATAAATAGgcttcttaaaaattgaaaaaaattcaattcagtccaaaaattttgcctcgtctgaaaaaatgagaatacctaggtactgaaaaatgtcgataaaattacatattttttataaaaattgaaagtaggtaTGTGATCTCTAGTacaggaaaattgaatttttaatttggaaaaaaaagtaattgaaattattttttgccaattgctacaaaatttttttgtaagctcAACATATTCAAACGAGTTTGTCATTGTCACTCCCAATCTTGTATTCTTTTGAATTAGTGTAGgtatttcgaatttgaaataaaatattctgTAGTCTGCTGGAATTTTTCACTTGTGATGAAATTAATTAGCACGAATGCACGCGTATTATGTTTAATTTCTATGGTTACAAAATGCAAACAGTATGTTTTATGATTGATGATGCGAAAAACACATGGTTTTCtctctttttgtttcaggtgagttgaTACTGCTGAGGTGTACTTGTTACACGGAATTCAAAGAGCAATAATTTAAAGCTGTATACGAGTGGATTTTCAATTCCATTATTGTGGAATAAAATTGAGAGAACCTACCTATACTTCAGCGAACGGTAAACAAAAACAAGCATCGTTTTGCTTGTACTTGTATTGTATGTAAGGCCTAGGGCTATGTAAATGGGTgcatatttgaaattgaaattttattgtgaGCGTTCAAATGGAATAGTGATTGAAGTGGATTaactagttgaaaatgaaatgtacttgaacaaataaaattgaatgtcgtgaaaaataaacttcgagcgaatggaatttttttgaaattaaaagtgATGATGCGAAAAAGGAATAAGTATTGTGATTGTGAATGTGCAGTcgtaatgggggggggggggtattatGGCATTGATCATTTATTTATGGCAGCCTGGCAGGCGTTCTTACTATTGAATACATGGAAAAGCAGTCACAGCgtgtaaaattctaaaatatagagtaaatttttaacaagtaaaacaattaaaataaaattattaaaaacataaaatatgtaaacaaacaaaatatttcGTTGTCCAAGTCCCAAgtccaaattttcgaaatttttccaaagaaattcaaaataaataaaaaattcaaaatacaaaccgaatttaccgtaaattacctgTAAAACGACAGCAAAATTTTTCgtgttggtaacactgtttgttttttttcaatcccacgTGCGTGATAAAAATTTCTTGATAACGTTCGTGAAATCAGTGAAATGTGAAATCTcaattaaattatttcatttaaacGTTTTAATTTAAAGTCGAACCGTTAAAATGCCACAAGGAAAGTACAAAGTGAAGAATAAAGCTCCGGTAGATTCGAAGAAACCGAAGAAAGTTGCCAACGCCAGAAAGAGTAAGCTAACTTCAGTCGTTTTCGTTTCCAAAATGATGATTTCACCGTCACTTAATCATCTCTTTATTGCTTCAGATTGTCCGATAGCTcctaaaaaatggaaatacaACGAACAAGGCAGGATAAACAAGACCATTACGAAGAACGTTAATAGAAAGATCGAAGAGGAAATTCGAGCTGCGGTTACTGATGCTCCTAAAGTGTTTTTTGCCAAGAAGAAAAAACAGATTCAGCAACGTGTACCGGAGAAGAAAGATAAACCGCAAGTTCCTGTTCC is from Planococcus citri chromosome 1, ihPlaCitr1.1, whole genome shotgun sequence and encodes:
- the LOC135842630 gene encoding uncharacterized protein LOC135842630, which produces MPQGKYKVKNKAPVDSKKPKKVANARKNCPIAPKKWKYNEQGRINKTITKNVNRKIEEEIRAAVTDAPKVFFAKKKKQIQQRVPEKKDKPQVPVPPQS